The genomic DNA CCGCAGGTACACGGAGGAGCGGTCGGTACTGGGCAGGATGCTGACCCCCGAGGACGCGGCCAGGACCGTGGTGGCCGTCGCCGAGGAGAGCTTCGGCGCGGCGGTCGGCCAGGTGATCCGGGTGGACGCCGGCTACGACGTGCTCGAACACCAGCTGCACAGCACGGCGAAGTTCTACCGGTGACCGGGTGACCCGGCGGGGAAGAGGCTCATGAGGAAGGCCGGGGAGTTCTCTCCCCGGCCTTCCGTACGTCGCGCCACCGGTCGGTGCGTCGCGTCTCCGGTTACCGCCGCCGGGCGCGTACGTAGGACATCGGGGTCAGGACCCGCCCGTGCTCGTCCACCTGGACGGCGTCGGGACCCGGTTTCGCGGTGGTGGTGTCCGGGGAGCCGGCCGCTGCCATCCTGGCCAGGAGTTCGCGGGTGAAGGCCGTGGCGAAGACGGCTTCGGTGATGTCCAGGATCTGCCAGTGCGGGCCGAGGTTCGCGTGCAGATCGTCCCTGCCGACCAGGGCCTCCTCGGTGATGGGGGTCCCCGACGGCATGGATTCCGCGAAGCAGAACAGGTGGAGCGTGGCGTCCGGCCCGCTCACCCGGTGGAGTGCCGCGGCGTACGCGGTCCGCTGCTCGCCGTTCAGGCAGTGGTACAGACCGCTGTCGAGTACGGTGGTGAAACCGGTCCCGATGCCGGTCAGTTCGGTGGCGTCGGCGACCAGGAAGCGGACCTGGACGTCGTGGACCGAGGCACGGTGTGCCGCCTGCTCGATCGCGCTGGGCGAACCGTCCACACCGGTCACCTCATAGCCCTCGCGGGCCAGCAGGATGGCGTTCTCGCCCAGTCCGCAGCCCGCGTCGAGCACCTTGCCGGCGAAGGCTCCCGCCCGCACCAGGTCCACGACGGCCCGCTGGGGCTCGCCGATGTCCCAGGGGATCACCGTCTCGCCCGGTTCCACACCGCCGAACGCCGCGCGACCCGCGTACAGCGCGTCGAACTCCATGTTCTCCCGGGAGAAGGTCTGTTCTTCCGTGGCCATGCCGGTCCCCTTGTCGCTCGTCAGCTCGTCAGCTCGTCCACCGAAGGCCGGTGGATCTGGTGGGCCCCCTGTATACGGGGATGGCCGGGCGATCGTCATCGGCCGCCCGGCCGTCGAGGGCTGTCCCGTGGGGATCGGTTCCGTGCCGCGTGTGCGGCCGGCCTCCGGACCGGCGCGCGCCGGCGCAGGGGCCGACGCGCGCTGCCACAGGACGCTCCGGCCTACTGGACGCCGCTCGCCTCCTTGACCGGTGCCGCCGAGGGTGCCGCGGCGGGACGCATCCGGGAGGCGACGATCAGCGTGAGGACGACGAGCCCGGCCATGGCCAGGAAGACGTCGGAGTACGCGGAGCCGTCGTGATCGGAGTAGAAGGGGTTGAAGGCGTCGCTGCCGCTCTGCTGCCTCGCGGACACCAGTACGCCGAACACGGCGGGCCCGGTGCCGGCTCCGAGGAACTGGGCTCCCTGGAGGATGCCGAGGCCGACGCCGGCCTGTTCCGGGGGCAGTTCGCCCGCCGCGGCGCCGATGATGGTGGTCATCACGAGGATGAAGCCGATGCTGAGCCCGAGGACCCCCACACCGGCGGGGATCACCGAGGAGCCGTCGGTGAAGCTCGACAGCCACAGCGAGAACACACCGATCAGTGTGAGTCCGGTGAGCACCATGGGGCGGGTGCCGACGCGGTCGGCGAGGCGGCCGATCAGCGGCGAGAGCAGGGCGACGGAGATTCCGGCCGGGATCATGACCAGGGCGCCCTCTCCCGGAGTGAGACCGTTGACCTCGACGACCAGCAGCGGGACGAACACCAGCCCGCCGAGGTTCACGATCATGGCCAGGAACGCGACGAGGATGCCGGTCCGGTAGACCCGGTTGGAGAACAGCGCGGGCGGCACGAAGGGCTGCTCGACGCGGACGGTACGCCACCCGAAGAGAACGAGCGCCGCCACCGCGACCAGCAGACTGCCCCAGGACAGTGGTGCGGAGAAGCCGTTGACCTGGGCCTGGGTCATGCCGAACAGGACCAGCCCGGCTCCGAAGCCGAGGAGGATGCCGCCGGGAAGGTCGAGCCGGCCCTGGCCGGCCGGACTCTCGTCCGGGAGTACGCGCAGGGCCGCGGGAAGCAGCAGCAGCGAGACCACGAGCATGATCCAGAACAGCGCGGGCCAGCCGAGGAGTTGGCCGACGCCACCGCCCACCGCCGGTCCGGCGGCGGTGCCGATGCCCGCGCCCGCGGAGACGACGCCGATCCCGACGCCGCGCCTCTCCGGCGGGAGCAGTCGCGTGACGGCGATGATCGAGAGCACGGGGATCGCGGCCGCGCCGATGCCCGTCACGATCCGCCCGGTCACCAGCACGAGCAGGCTCGGGGCGAGCGCGCAGATCAGGCTGCCGACGGCGTAGGTCACCAGCGCGAAGGCGAAGAGGCGCCGCAGGCTCACCCGGTCGGAGATGCGGCCGTAGAGGGGGATCCCGACCGAGAACACCAGCAGGAACCCGGTGACCACCCAGGCGAGTTCCGCCTCGGTGGCCCCGAACTCCGCCCCGATCGTCGGGAGCATCAGAACGACCATGTCGCTGGCGGTGACCGTGACGAGGATCGCCGGCATGAGCACCGCCAGTAAGGCCAGTCCCGAGCCGGTCCGTTCGGTCGTTGTCGACGTGGAAGTCATTCGACACGTCCTTCGGGTGACTTTCTGCCACCATCGTAGTTACAGTTAGGGCATAAAGGCGGCGGAGGGCCGAGCCTCCGCCACCGGTCGGTCAGGGGCCTTCCCCGGAGGAAGTCCCTAGTGATTCCGCTGCGCGAGCTCGCGCTCGCCGGCCAGTACTTGCTGGACCAGATGGGCGATGGTCGTCCGGCCGAGCCGTTCCTCCATCGCCCGCTCCGCGTCCCGGAACTCCACTTCGAGCAGGGCCTGCATATTGCGCCCGACCTCGCACTCGGCGCTCGGTGGATGGGGATGGCGTGACAGGACCGGGCCCGCCTCGACGGCGGTGTAGGCGTCGTAGAGCGTGATCTCGCGTGCGGGGCGGGCGAGCGACCAGCCGCCGTTGCGCCCCTCGGTGGACCAGACCAGACCGGCATCCCGCAGGCTGCCGAGGATCCGCCGTACCAGAACGGGGTTGCTCGCCAGGCTCTCCGCGATCTCCGCGGAGGTCAGCGAGTGATCACCCCAGCGCGCCAGCATCGTGAGCGCGTGAATCGCCACCGCGCTTCTGCTGCTGACGCTCACCGTGATCCTCTTCCCTCGGCCGACGCTCGCCGACCGAACTGTAACCAGGCTAGTGACAGTTCGATCCGCGTGTCAATGCGGGACCCTGCGTGGCCAGGCACGAACGCGCCGGCGGACCGACGGGCCGCGCTCCGGAGGGAGAAGAAACTGCGGGCGCTCCGAAATGACAGCGGGAAACCGTCCAGTAGCGTGATGTGCCGACGCCGGGG from Streptomyces sp. NBC_00654 includes the following:
- a CDS encoding class I SAM-dependent methyltransferase encodes the protein MATEEQTFSRENMEFDALYAGRAAFGGVEPGETVIPWDIGEPQRAVVDLVRAGAFAGKVLDAGCGLGENAILLAREGYEVTGVDGSPSAIEQAAHRASVHDVQVRFLVADATELTGIGTGFTTVLDSGLYHCLNGEQRTAYAAALHRVSGPDATLHLFCFAESMPSGTPITEEALVGRDDLHANLGPHWQILDITEAVFATAFTRELLARMAAAGSPDTTTAKPGPDAVQVDEHGRVLTPMSYVRARRR
- a CDS encoding MFS transporter translates to MTSTSTTTERTGSGLALLAVLMPAILVTVTASDMVVLMLPTIGAEFGATEAELAWVVTGFLLVFSVGIPLYGRISDRVSLRRLFAFALVTYAVGSLICALAPSLLVLVTGRIVTGIGAAAIPVLSIIAVTRLLPPERRGVGIGVVSAGAGIGTAAGPAVGGGVGQLLGWPALFWIMLVVSLLLLPAALRVLPDESPAGQGRLDLPGGILLGFGAGLVLFGMTQAQVNGFSAPLSWGSLLVAVAALVLFGWRTVRVEQPFVPPALFSNRVYRTGILVAFLAMIVNLGGLVFVPLLVVEVNGLTPGEGALVMIPAGISVALLSPLIGRLADRVGTRPMVLTGLTLIGVFSLWLSSFTDGSSVIPAGVGVLGLSIGFILVMTTIIGAAAGELPPEQAGVGLGILQGAQFLGAGTGPAVFGVLVSARQQSGSDAFNPFYSDHDGSAYSDVFLAMAGLVVLTLIVASRMRPAAAPSAAPVKEASGVQ
- a CDS encoding Rrf2 family transcriptional regulator — encoded protein: MSVSSRSAVAIHALTMLARWGDHSLTSAEIAESLASNPVLVRRILGSLRDAGLVWSTEGRNGGWSLARPAREITLYDAYTAVEAGPVLSRHPHPPSAECEVGRNMQALLEVEFRDAERAMEERLGRTTIAHLVQQVLAGERELAQRNH